In Streptomyces sp. 71268, the DNA window TGCGGAAGTCGGACCCGAACCACGCCTGGAGCACGCCGGCCATCAGCCCGCTGGTGGACACCACGAGCGGCAGCCTGCGCAACTCGCTGGCCACGACGGTCGGCCCGGGAAGCCGGCTGGCCGGCAGGTTGGTCAGCAGGGACAGACCGCTGCGCCGCCACTCCATCACATCGACGTCCGCCAGCGCCTCGTCCCGCCCCGGCCTGGTCACCACGCTGCCGCAGACCAGGTCCACCTCCTTGGCCCGTAACCTGCCCAGCACGTCGCGGGTGCGTACGTGGCCCACCTTGAGTTCCACACCACGGCGCTGGAACTCCTCGGCGACGCGTTCACCGGCGCCCGCCAAATAGCCGAGCGTAAACCGGGTCGTACCCACTTCGAGCGACTTACCGAGCCGCCGCCGCGAATCCTGGATACCGTCCAACCACTCGTCGAGCGTGCCCCGCGCCAATTCCACCAGCGCCTCGCCGGTACCGGTGAACAACACGTCCTTGCCGCGCCCCTGTTTCAATACCAGCGGTTCGCCGCACAACTCACGAAAATTCCGGTTCATGGTGTCGAGCTGCTTCTGCACACTCGACTGCTCCCGCCCGAGCACCCGCGCGGCCCCCAACGCCGTGCCGGCCTCCCACACCACGATCAACGTGCGGAGCTGGTCCATCGTCGTATCCAGCAGCGGCAACGGACTCCGCAACGGCCGACTCCGCCCATGAACCGAAGCCGACCCCCGCTGACTGGGTACGGACATATCCGCCTCTCGCCTTCCACTTGCTACCAACCATACGCATTTATCGGGCCCATGAGTTTACCGCCGTGGCAACTCATCTAAATGACAGCGAGAGGCATCTGCGGAGTGCTGGGGAAATGACGGGATATTGCCGTATGCCGCGCGGCGCGGGATCGGCTCCCCGAGCGGTCCGTACTGGCGACTGCCGGTGTGAGAGCGGGTGGGGCCGTCCAACACACGTGGCTCTGCCAACCGGGGGCAAGGCCGGCGCTCGGAAGGTGCGCGCTGCCATCTCCCCGGGCAGCGGCGTGAGCCGTTACGGCAACGGCCCTCGCCGGTTGGCGAAGGCCGGTTACTCAGAATGCCGTGTGGGGTTCAGGTGGGCAACGTTCCGCCCCTGGCCGCAGCCATGACACGGGAGCGCAGCGGCTCGGCCGTCAGCATGTCGGCGAACTGCCACGAGAAGGCCGTGACCTCCTCCTCCTGCAGGTCAACCGTCTCGTCCTCGTCCAGGGTGGTACGGAAGAGGTATCGAAAGTCGAAGTGCTGGTGTGCGTCCTCGCCCTTGTCGGGGCTGGCCGGGATCGGGTGGGCGTCGATGTGAAACGGCAGGAGGCTGACGGGCTCGACCTGATCCGATCGGATACTCGTCTCCTCTTCCAGTTCCCGCAGAGCGGCGTCGAGCAAGGTCGTGTCGCTCGCCTCGACGTGCCCGCCAGGCAAGAGCCACTTACGCAGGGCACGGTGTTCGATGGTGAGCACGCGCCCGTCGGAACGAAGGAGGGCGGCCCCGGCTGTGACGTGCCCGCGGTATTCCTTGCGCGAGGCGATCGAGTCGCCGGCCTCGTCGAGCACCTCGGACAGCACGGACAGGGCCTCCTTCTCGTCCGGGTGATGGGTGAGGTAGGCGTCAAGAGTCTCGCGCACGTGCTGTGCCGTGATGGGCATGGGGACCTGTCTCCTAGCGGTTGAAGTAGTTGAGCCACGTCGCCGCGATGCTCTCCCGATCGGCGACGTCCACCTCGTGAATGCCGTGTCCGAGGTCGCCGTGGGCGAGCATCCGGATGCCCGCGAGTATCTCGGCCTGCACGAGGAAGATGAACGGCCCAACGGACGCGCCGTGCAGGAAGTTGACGGCATTACCCCCGTTGAGCAAATAGAAGTAGTGGCCGGTCGTCGCGTACCGCGTGACGTGCTCACCGTTCGGGGTGCGCTGGTAAACCCCAGGGAGGGTGTCAAGGTCGAGCTCGTCCTCACTGCTCGTGACGGTGGCCACGTAAGCCCCATTCCGCAGGCTGGAGAAGTCCTCGCCGCGCAGTGATAAGGCACCAGTCGCACACAGGACCAGGCCGGCGCCCCGCAGAGCTGCATCACGGTCCCGAGCTACCGTGAAGCCCTGCGACAGCGCCTGCGCCTGCCGGACGGGATCTACGTCGTGCACGGTGACCTGTACACCCTTGGCGTGCAGTAGGCGGGCGATGCTCGACCCGAGTTTCCCGAACCCGATCACGAGTGCAGGGCGACCATGCAGGATATCGCCACGACTGCGCATGAGGGCCTCGGTGGAGAACACCACTGACTGCCCCACAAGGAAGTCCTCGGGGTCCTTGAGCGGGGAACGCGCGACGGAAACGACTGGGCAGGGCAGCTTGCCACGGCCCGCGTAGCGTTTGTGGCCGTTCTCTGTGTCCTCGACTACGCCGAGGATGCGCCCCGAGTACCGGTTACACAGGGCGTCCAGCGAAGGCGCGAAGTAGCCACCGACGTCCAGCAGTACGACTGCCTCTCCAGGGGCGCGCGATTCGATGTAATCGAGCGCCGTGTCATCGTCTCCGAACAACTCGCGTGTCAGAGCGTCGCACGAGGCCACCTTCTCGACCGAGCGTCGGGCGGAGGCGTCGATGGACTTCGGTTTGGGCAGAACGGCCCGTAGATTGCTGCACTTGCCTACGGCCTCAACGAACGATGGACGCTCGGGCAGTAGGTGCGTGATCAGGAAGGACGACGGCCGCTCGTTCGCGGCGAAGCTGTCGGCGATCCGCGCGAAATAGGAGCCGACGCGGGCGCGCTCGAACTGTTCCATGGTCTCGCTCTCCTTGGTTGGGCGGTGGCTCTGATCGGGTCGTGCCGCTCCCTCCGCCCGGGTTACGAGTCGTTGTCGGTAAAGGGCGAGGCCACCGGCAAAGACAGGTCCGAACGCGGATACTGCACGGCCGGCCAGGAAGAGTGGGGGATGAGATATCCCCGCCGACCGCGCGATGTAGAGCGGGTGGCGAGGGGCCCGTCCTACCAGCCAGCCGGCGCGGCGGGTCCGATGTCTTCGCCTGGCGTGATGTGCCAGTGGAGGGTGACGGTGGCGGTGTAGCGCAGGTGGCGCCCGTCGGGGTGGTCACGGGCGGCGTGGGAGGTGCACCAGCGTTGTGCCTGGTGGTGCATGCCGGTGATGGTCTCGGTGGGTTCGGGGACGGGTGATTGCTCACCGCAGGTGGTGCAGGTGGCGTGCACGGTGTACGGGGTGGCGTCGGGATCAGGCGCCAGGGCCATCTCGACGTAGCGGTAGCGGCGCGCGTGGTGATGCGTAGCTCGATGGTTCATGCGCTTTTCCTCTGACTTATCCATGAATGGGGCGTGCCTCTCAGGCATCGGGCGGGCCATCCCCGCCAGTGCCCGTTCGCCGATCACCACGACGTCGTTTCCTGCTCTGGTAAAAGCGCTCTCACGCGACCGGGCGGCCTTACCGTCACGACGAGCAGGAGTCGCAAGCCGGGACGACCAACGCAACGGTCTGCCAGCGTGTTCTCGCGGCTACGCGTTCGCGGTACGCTCAGTAACGACCTCGCACAGGTGGTCTCCCTGGCCCGCAACGGGCACATGGAAGACACACCATGTCGTACGGCCCTGCTGGCGTACTCCCCAGGACGTCGCTAGGGCATCGACGAGAATCAGCCCCCGCCCCGAGATGTCATCGACTGCGGCCTCGCGCCGCTTGGCCGGCACCGCACTCTCGTCGCTCACCTCCACGCGTAGCTCGCTGGCGTCGAACCGGACCCGTAGCGCCACACGCCCGCTGCCATGCTGGATCGCGTTTGTCACCAGCTCGGATACTGAGAGCACAACGTCTTCAGCAAGAGGTTCAGCCACCGCCCAGCGCCGCAGGGACGCCCGAGTGATCAGCCGCAGCCGAGCAACGCGTGCGACGTCCGGAGCGAACGTCACCTTGAACGCACTAGTCGCCTGCTCTCGCTCTACTTCCGCCGCGAGCTCCTCGGCGGTTGATGCGGGGGTCATCGGAAGCCTCCCAGGTATCCGGGGCCGGTAGAGCGTAGGACCGCAAGCGACATCGCGGCGTCCTGATGCCGTAACTCCGTTGCAGGAGGGGTCATCCGACGCCTACGACGAGCGAAGTGCGGCCTGTCATCAGAGTGGTCCGGGGGAAGCACCACCGGTAGTGCGAGGCGGTCGCCCTCAGCGGGCGGGCCGTACGCCCGCTGAGGGCGGCGAGCGCACCGAATGGACACGTTTGACGGGCCACCGGTCCAGGGAGAAAGCTCCTGGTCGCTACCTACAGCGACACCGGTGTCACCCTGTGATCCAGGGAAAGGGAGTGCGGTGAAAGTCCCACACGATGAACAGAGCAAGGCCGTCCACAACGTTTCTTGCGGTAGAGCCTTACGGGAACGCGCTGTGGGACGGCTCGGCTCCCCCGATCACGTCCCGGCCGAACTGATCACCGAGATCGCAGCCGAGATCGGAGATCACTGCGGGCACCGACCCCTCAAGTGCCGGCGTCTCGCCATGGGGTGGACCGTCGCTGCTGCCGTAGCCGCGGCCCATCAACTCGTCGAAATCGAGGGTCTGGCCAAGATCGGGATGACCGAGCGTTCCTGGAAAGACTGGGAGGCCGGGGTCATGCCTACCCTGGAGTACCAGGACTTGCTCTCCCGTCTGTTTGCCACCAGTCCCGTTGGCTTGGGATTCGCACGGGACTACTCGCCCAACGCGAAGGAGGAACCGACGAACCGACGAAACGCGGTCAAGCTCGCCGCGCTTGCCGTGGCCGTCCCCACCGCGACAGCACCCATTCTCGAGGCGGCTGCGGCCGAGGCCCTGGAGTTCACGCAGCAGGCAGAGGCGACCTCACTTGGTTCGGGCACGCTGGATCACTTGGACCTCGCGCTTACTGATCTCAACCGCGCCTACTCGCTCAAACCGCCCCGTGCGCTCTTTGACGCGACAATGGACTATCGGCGCAAGGTAAACCGTCTGCTCGGGGCAAAGCACACCCACCGCCAAGAGCGTGAGCTTCTGATGTTCGCCGGATGGCTATCCGAACTGCTGGCCTGGCTCGCTCACGACCTCGGTGACGCCCGTACCGGCATCGCGTTCGCCACCGACGCCTTTGTCCATGGTCAGCAGGCCGGACACGGTCAATTGTGCGCCTGGGCGATGGACGCAGCCGCTTCGATCAATCTCTACGAACAGCGTCCTGGCAAGGCCCGCGATGCCGCCCTCAGGGGGCTCAGTCAAGCAGCCACTAACCACCCGCTGACCGTGCGACTGCATGCGCAAGCCGCCCGTGCTGCCGCCGCTGACTCCGACGCAGAGGGCTTCAGTGAGGCCCTGCAGGCTGCAGAGGAGGCCCACGGACTCCTCCCACCCCGTTCGCCCAGTCGTTTCGGCATGGACGTATCGCCGCTCGCGGAGTATGCCCTCACCTCTTATCCCGCCACTTCGTGCATCTGGCTCGGGAAGCCCGAAAGGGCACGTCAATATGCCGAGCACGCCTTGGTGGTCTATGAGACGGCGCCCACGGCCTCTCGGTCCCCGAGCCGGGAGGCCATCGCTCGCATCGACCTGGCCCACGCATATGCCCAACTCGGTGACGCTGACGACGCCGTCGCTCTGGGGCATCGGGCTCTGGACTCAGATCGAGTGGTTGGCTCCGTCCTTGGCCGCGCGAGGGATCTCGCCTCCTTTCTGGCTCGTCGCTACCCGAGCCACGGGAATGTCGAGAATTTACGTGAGCGCCTCCGCACCTTCACACCGGTCAAGGCGGCGCCATCCACAACACCCCCCAGCCCCTAAAGGACTGCCATGCCCCTCCAGCAAACGCCCCCCACCGAACACACTCTCACCCTGCGCAAGCCGTACTTCGACCTCATCGCCGACGGCACCAAGACCGTCGAAGTCCGCGTCGGCTACCCCAAAGTCCAGAGGATGGTCGCCGGAGACCTTCTACGATTCACCTGCCAGGACGCCTCACTCACCACCCGCATCATCGGCGTTCGGCAGTACAAGTCGTTCGTCACCATGCTGGATGCCGAGGACGCCAGCGCGATCGGTGGCCCGGAGCTGAATCGCGAGCAACTCCTGGCCGTGATTCGGGACATCTACCCGGCCGAGAAGGAGGCGCTCGGGGTCTTCGCGCTGCACCTCGCGCGGCTGTCCGAGTAGAAGCGTCAGCAGCAGTCCGCCCGGCCTCGCCCTACCACCACGGCAGCGAACCGCCCGCCCCCGAGGCCCCTCACACCCTTCGCGCCACGAACACGAACTCCTTCCCCGGGCGGTCCGGCGCGTCGCGGACGTCCTCCAGGACGTAGCCGTGTGCCGCCAGGTCGCGTTCGATCTCGGTGCGGTCGCGGAAGCGGAGGGTGGAGTCCGAGGTGAGTACCTGGCCGTCGGACGCGAACACGTACGTCCAACGGAAGCTGACCAGCGGCCAGTCCATCTTGGTGACCTGTACCCAGCTCTCCACGGCACCGACGTTCGCTATGCCCGTCACGCGGTGGGAGGACTCGCGGGTCCAGTCCTCCCAGGCGCGCCGGGCCGGGTCGCGGGTCTCGAAGACCAGGAGGCCGCCGGGGCGCAGGGCCGCGTAGGCGCCCCGGAGGGTGTTCCGCCAGGTCCGCGGGTCGGTCAGCTCCTGGGCGACGTTGCCCGTCATGGTGGCGAGGTCGGCGCCCAGGTCGGGGAGGTCCGTCGCGTCGCCGTGTATCCAGCGCACCCGTTCGCCGCCCGGCTTGGAGCGGGCCACGTCGAGGGACGCCTCGGCGGGGTCGATGCCGATGACGTCGATCCCGCGCTCCGCCAGTAAGAGGGCGAACACCCCCGTGCCGCAGCCGATGTCCAGCACGCGGCGCGCGCCGCACTCCGTGGCCAGTTCGACGTACGCGTCGAGGTCGCCGCGGTCGGGGTCGAGCAGGTCGTAGATCGAGGCGAGTCGCGGATGTTCGAAGCACTCATCAGCCATGCCGCCGAAACTAGGCGGTGCGGGCCCGTGTTCCTAGTCAGTTACACCTAGCACCGCGACGGTGCTTGCCCTGACTGGTGGCCAGTTGTCATGGGCTGGTCCGGCGCGAGGCGGGCGGCGCGCAGTCCCCCCGGACGAGGATCAACCGGGGGGACTGGGGTGGTGCTCACGAGCGGGGCCGCCGGTGCCCCGCGGATCAACGCTCTTCGCGGGGAGGTGGACTCGCCATAGCCAGGTGGCGGCGAGCCCGTCGCCCCACTACCCGGGGCTGGACCGCCCGCGGCGCGCCTCCCCTGGTAGGCGCGCCGCGGTGGTGGGTCAGCCCTTGACGTCCACGGCCGTCCAGGCCGCGGCCACGGCCTTGGCCTCGGTCCCGCCCGCGCCGTAGAGGTCGGCGGCGGCCTTGAGGGTGCCAGCGCGTGCCCCGCGGTAGTCGGTGGTGGAGGTGAAGTACGTGGTCAGCGCCTTGTACCAGATCCGCAGGGCCTTGTCCCTGCCGATGCCGGTGAGGGTGGAGCCGTCCTTGGTGGGGCTGTCGTAGCTGACGCCGTCGATGACCTTCTTGCCGCTGCCCTCGGCGAGCAGGAAGAAGAAGTGGTTGGCGACGCCGGAGGAGTAGTGCACGTCGAGCTTGCCGACGTCGGGGGTCCAGTAGTCGGCCGACTTGCCGTCCCGGCTCGGCTTGTCCTGGTAGCGCAGCGGGGAGCCGTCGCCCCGGATGTCTATCTCCTCGCCGATCAGGTAGTCACCCGGGTCGGAGGCGTTCTTCGCGGCGTACTCGACGCCGGTGCCGAAGATGTCGGAGGTCGCCTCGTTGAGACCGCCGGACTCACCGCTGTACCTCAGCCCGGCCGTGGCGGAGGTGACGCCGTGGCTGAACTCGTGGCCCGCGACGTCCAGCGAGGTCAGCGGCTTCTTGTTGCCCTGGCCGTCGCCGTAGGTGATGGCGAACGCCTGGTCGTCCCAGAAGGCGTTGACGTAGCTGTTGCCGTAGTGGACCCGACTGTAGGCGGCCTTGCCGTCGTTCTTGATGCCGTTGCGGCCGAAGGTGGTCTTGTAGAAGTCCCAGGTGGTGGCCGCGCCGAAGGCGGCGTCCACGGCGGCGGTCTGCCGGTTGGCGGGCGTGCCGTCGCCCCAGACGTCGTCGGCGTCGGTGAACAGGGTGCCTCGGCCGCTGGTGCCGCCCTTGAGGTCGTAGGTGTTGTGGTTGCCGCGCGCGGTGTCGGTGAGCTGGTAGGTGCTGCCCGACTTGCGCGTGGTGAGCGGGACCTTGCCGCTGTACTGGCTGGTGCCGGTGCCGTTGTGGATGGCCTGGTAGCGGTGGAGCTCCAGGCCGGTGGTGGCGTCGGTGACCACGTGCAGGCGGCTGGGGGTGCCGTCTGCCTGGACGCCGCGTACGACGGTCTCGTAGGCGAGGACGGGCTTGCCCTTCGCGGCCCAGATCACCTTGCGCGGGGTGTCGCTCTTCGCGCCGGGGGCCGTGCGGTCGGACTTGGCAACCCGCAGCGCGCGGGAGGTGGCGGCGGCCGGGGTCACCTTGGGGGTGAGGGAGTCGACCGCGATGGTGCGCTGGGTCGCCCGGGTGGAGCCGGTGACCTTGCCGTCGGCGGCGCGGTGCACCACGAGGTCGCCGCCCAGCACCGGGAGTCCGGCGTAGGTGCGCTCGTAGCGGGTGTGCGTGGTGCCGTCGCGGTCCGTGATGGTGTCCTTGACGACGAGCTGCTCCCGCTCGCCCAGGCCGAGGGCGGTGGCGGTGCGGGACGCCCCGGTGTCCTCGGCGCGGTGGGTGGTGGCGCCCGCGGTGCCGGTGGTGACGCCGGTGGCGAGGAGCGCGGCGGCGAGGGCGGCGGCGCCGCCGGAGTAGGCGAGCGTGCGGCCTCTGCGGCGGGTGGCGCGGGAGGAGGTGCGAGGGTGAGCGGACACGGCTGATCTCCTCATGGCTGTGGGGAAGGCCGGGCGGCTGGGGTGCTGCCCGGCGTACGAGCGACAGGGCCTTGCCGAGGCTCGACGTTCCCGGAGCGACGCGCTCATGTCACGTCCCCAAATGACGGGACTGTCCGGTGTAGGGCGATAGGCGGGGCCGTTGTTCACACGACGCACAAGGTCCGTTCACGGGCGGACAAGAGCGGTCATGTGGGCGCCAAGTCCCGGCAACACGACCGCGACACACCCGACACGTGCCCCGTGGGCGCGGAGCGGGTAATACGGCATGGGGCCCCCCGAACGGCGCTACGCGGACGGCGTCGCACCGCGAGGCACCGATCCGGCCGCCGCGGCCGCGCTCGACTACGGCCTGTCCCAACGCGACCATCTACCTGGCCGGACTCCACATCGCGGGCATCTTCCTCTCCTCCGCCGGTGATCCGCACGAAACTGCCCAGGCGTTGGCAGGGCGCTCCGCTCAACACCGTTCGTAAGACGCCGTGTCGGGGTCGTTCCCGCGCGCCCGCCGGGTGGTGTCTCGTGGTGTCTCAGACCCGGTCCAGCTCGGCGCGCCAGACGGGGCTGTCGACGTAGTGGTTGTCGAAACGCTCCGCGGACTCGGCGATCTCCTTCGGGTCGGCCTCGCCCCGCATGACCCGGCCGAGCAGGCGCAGGTAGTCGAAGCGGGGCAGACCCGGGGTGAACACGAACAGGACGTCGGCCTCGGCGCCGGGGGCCGCGGCGAAGGCGTGCGGGGTGTGGGGCGGCACGGCCAGGAAGTCGCCCTGGTTCAGGGTGGTGACCTCCTCGCCCACCAGCACCCGCAGCGAGCCGCCGAGCACGAAGAACAGTTCCGTCGCCCTCGTGTGGAAGTGGGCCGGCGCCCCGGCGGCTCCCTTGGCGAAGCTGGAGCGGTAGCTGGTGAATCCGCAGGGGGTGGCGTTCGACTCACCGAGCAACGTCATGACGCTGCTCGGGTCGGCGCACGTCTCGGCGTCCGCGTGACGGGTCAGCACCGCCGGCGGCGCTGAAGAGGCGGTGGTGCTGGTGTTGGTCGTGGGCTCGGTGGTCTTCGTCGTCGTCATGTGGATGACCCTACGAAGGGAATGACCCGGCCGTGTGGGTCATTTCCGCACGGTTGTCGTGGGTCAAGTTCGGGTCGAGGCTGGCATCGCTTCGTACGCTCCGCGCCGCGTGCGGCCGTACGCCACCCCTCCCCGTACGCCGCGCCCTCCCGTACAGGATGCGTCCGCGACCCGGGTCACCACGTGCACGGGGCGCGCAAGTCCTGGACATTGTCGGCCAGTTCGAGGGGGCGGGTGGGCCAGCCGGTGGTGTGCCAGTGGGTGATGCGCCAGGAGAGGCGGCGCGGCCAGAGGGGCGTGGTGGGCAACTGGGCGACGGGCACCCAGGTCAGTTCGCCGCCTTCGATGTCGAGGTCCTCCGGGGCGCCGACGCGGCCCTCGGCGGTGACGCGGAAGTAGTGGCCGAACCGGCGCCGCCGCCAGACGCGGGCGACCTCGTGGGTGGGGGTGACCGTCAGGCCGGTCTCCTCACGCAGTTCGCGGACGACCGCGTCCTGGGGCGTCTCGCCGGGCTCGACGCCCCCGCCGGGGATCTCGTACCACTCCCCGTCGTCCCCCCGGAAGCGGATGAGCAGCAGGTGCGCGTCCCGGATGACGAGGGCGGCGGCGCGTATCCGTTCCGGTGTCACCGCGGCCGGGTCGGTCCAGGGCGCCGCGCCCCATGTGCGGCGGCCGGTGACCCAGGACCGCAGCACGTTCTCGCTCGTGCCGACGGGGCGGATGGACGCGAGCAGCGCCTCGGCCCGTGGCAGCGTGTGGCGCTCGGCGGCGGGCACGGTCTGCCCGACGCGGGGCAGCGAGTAGACGTCCGGCTCGCCGGGCGTGCGCGTCACCACGAGGCCGGACGCGGTGAACCGCACGCGCGCCGCCAGGGGTTGGTCACTGATCATCCGATCAGGCTAGCCGGGCGGATCGGCACGCCGCCGGGCTTCGGTACGGGCCGGGCTTCGGTACGCCACAGGCCGGCCGTTGGTACGCCTCCTACGGCCGGCGGCACACCTCGTACGCCTCCTACGCCCCATGCGCCCCGTACGGCCGCCGGTTCGGCACGGTCGTCGCGCGTCGCGCGGCCCCCTCCGCCGCACGTCGCGGGCGACAACCAGCCGACCCGGCCCTCCGTGTCCGTCCCCGGAGGCCGCCCGGACGGCGCGCTCCCCCGTGGGGCGCCGGCAGGGCGGCCTCGGATGGGATCGCCCGGCGTGGTGGTGCCCCACGCGCCGCCCCGCCGGGCGCTCCCCGCTCCTGGCCTCGCACCCCGCGAGGCCAGGAGCCGTACCGGGGGCGCGGTCAGGTGCCGCGCCCGGTGGGCGTTACGCGCCGATGTCGCCGCCGTCGCGCCGCCAGACGCTGACGATCGAGGGGCGCACGAGCTTGCCCGGTCCGTCGGGCCAGGCCGACTTGGGCTTCTCGACGCTCGCGCCGTCGATCTCGCCCGGGTGCTGGACGGCGACCAGGACGCGCTGGTCCTGGACGATCGGGCCGCAGGTCTCGGCGCCGTTCGGGACGGTCAGGAACTGCTTGACCTCACCGCGCCGGTCGCCCGCCGTCGCCACGCCGAACAGGCCGTCGTGGTTGCCGAGCGCGTTGCCGTCGGTGGAGATCCACAGGTTGCCGTGCGCGTCGAAGGTGATGTTGTCCGGGCAGGAGATCGGGCTGACCTGGTCCTTCGGGAACCCGGCGAAGTACGTGCTGGGGTCGCTCGGGTCGCCGCAGACCAGGAACAGGCGCCAGTTGAACCGGTCGGAGGCCGGGTCGTCCCAGTGCTCGGCCAGCTCCAGGATCTGGCCGTGCTTGTTGCCGTTGCGCGGGTTGGCCTCGTCGGCGGGGGCCTTGCCGGCCTTGCCACGGTCCTTGTTGTTGGTCAGCGCGACGTACACGCGGCCGGTGCGCGGGCTGGGCTCGACGTCCTCGGGGCGGTCCATCTTGGTGGCGCCCACCTTGTCGGCGGCGAACCGGGTGAAGACGTAGACCTCTTCGGCCGTCATGCCCTCGACGTGCGACGTCGTGCCGGTGGCCAGCGGAATCCACTCGCCGGAGCCGTCGAACTCGCCGTCGGCGGGCAGCTTGCCGGAGCCGTCGATCTCGCCGGCCGGGCTGTCGCCGGTGAACTTGGCGACGTACAGCGTGCCCTCGTCGAGGAGCGTGCGGTTGTGCGCGCGGGCGTACCGGCTGTTGCCGTGCATCATCCGCTTGGAGGAGACGAACTTGTAGAAGTAGTCGAACCGCTCGTCGTCGCCCATGTACAACACCGGGCGGCCGTCGTCGGTCAGGCGCGGCTCGGCGGCCTCGTGCTTGAAGCGGCCGAGCGCGGTGAGCTTGCGCGGCGTGGAGTGCGGGTCGAACGGGTCGATCTCGATGACCCAGCCGAAGCGGTTGGGCTCGTTCGGCTCCTGGAGGGTGTCGAAGCGCTTGTCGAAACGCTCCCACTTGCGCTCGCTGGCCTCGCCGCCGATCCCGTACCGGGCGTAGCGCGCCTTGGTGTCGGCGTCGGTGACCTTGCCACCGTTGGCGAAGTACTGGTTGAAGTTCTCCTCGCCGGAGAGCACGGTGCCCCACGGCGTGATGCCGCCGCCGCAGTTGTTGAGCGTGCCGAGGATGCGCTTGCCGCGCGGGTCGGCGGAGGTCCGCAGGTACTTGCTGCCCGCGGCCGGGCCGGTGACCTCGAACGGGGTCGAGCCGGTGACGCGGCGGTTGAGGTGGTGGCGGCGGAGCGCGGTCAGCTTGCCGGAGCGGCGGTCCTCGGCGGCGACC includes these proteins:
- a CDS encoding LysR family transcriptional regulator, coding for MDQLRTLIVVWEAGTALGAARVLGREQSSVQKQLDTMNRNFRELCGEPLVLKQGRGKDVLFTGTGEALVELARGTLDEWLDGIQDSRRRLGKSLEVGTTRFTLGYLAGAGERVAEEFQRRGVELKVGHVRTRDVLGRLRAKEVDLVCGSVVTRPGRDEALADVDVMEWRRSGLSLLTNLPASRLPGPTVVASELRRLPLVVSTSGLMAGVLQAWFGSDFRSRVTVAAEIDTVNYGYELLRSGLIDGCMVVTTGVGQAAHDPRTAYARGLRVVDLVNDAGPPVEVLLGAFARRGERATYAADHPLNVLWNALVAESDGWRAEQRWPTPGMEPDPFAALSAYHPSES
- a CDS encoding tetratricopeptide repeat protein: MGRLGSPDHVPAELITEIAAEIGDHCGHRPLKCRRLAMGWTVAAAVAAAHQLVEIEGLAKIGMTERSWKDWEAGVMPTLEYQDLLSRLFATSPVGLGFARDYSPNAKEEPTNRRNAVKLAALAVAVPTATAPILEAAAAEALEFTQQAEATSLGSGTLDHLDLALTDLNRAYSLKPPRALFDATMDYRRKVNRLLGAKHTHRQERELLMFAGWLSELLAWLAHDLGDARTGIAFATDAFVHGQQAGHGQLCAWAMDAAASINLYEQRPGKARDAALRGLSQAATNHPLTVRLHAQAARAAAADSDAEGFSEALQAAEEAHGLLPPRSPSRFGMDVSPLAEYALTSYPATSCIWLGKPERARQYAEHALVVYETAPTASRSPSREAIARIDLAHAYAQLGDADDAVALGHRALDSDRVVGSVLGRARDLASFLARRYPSHGNVENLRERLRTFTPVKAAPSTTPPSP
- a CDS encoding cupin domain-containing protein produces the protein MTTTKTTEPTTNTSTTASSAPPAVLTRHADAETCADPSSVMTLLGESNATPCGFTSYRSSFAKGAAGAPAHFHTRATELFFVLGGSLRVLVGEEVTTLNQGDFLAVPPHTPHAFAAAPGAEADVLFVFTPGLPRFDYLRLLGRVMRGEADPKEIAESAERFDNHYVDSPVWRAELDRV
- a CDS encoding adenosylhomocysteinase; the protein is MEQFERARVGSYFARIADSFAANERPSSFLITHLLPERPSFVEAVGKCSNLRAVLPKPKSIDASARRSVEKVASCDALTRELFGDDDTALDYIESRAPGEAVVLLDVGGYFAPSLDALCNRYSGRILGVVEDTENGHKRYAGRGKLPCPVVSVARSPLKDPEDFLVGQSVVFSTEALMRSRGDILHGRPALVIGFGKLGSSIARLLHAKGVQVTVHDVDPVRQAQALSQGFTVARDRDAALRGAGLVLCATGALSLRGEDFSSLRNGAYVATVTSSEDELDLDTLPGVYQRTPNGEHVTRYATTGHYFYLLNGGNAVNFLHGASVGPFIFLVQAEILAGIRMLAHGDLGHGIHEVDVADRESIAATWLNYFNR
- a CDS encoding ASCH domain-containing protein; translation: MPLQQTPPTEHTLTLRKPYFDLIADGTKTVEVRVGYPKVQRMVAGDLLRFTCQDASLTTRIIGVRQYKSFVTMLDAEDASAIGGPELNREQLLAVIRDIYPAEKEALGVFALHLARLSE
- a CDS encoding ATP-binding protein, which gives rise to MTPASTAEELAAEVEREQATSAFKVTFAPDVARVARLRLITRASLRRWAVAEPLAEDVVLSVSELVTNAIQHGSGRVALRVRFDASELRVEVSDESAVPAKRREAAVDDISGRGLILVDALATSWGVRQQGRTTWCVFHVPVAGQGDHLCEVVTERTANA
- a CDS encoding NUDIX domain-containing protein, coding for MPITAQHVRETLDAYLTHHPDEKEALSVLSEVLDEAGDSIASRKEYRGHVTAGAALLRSDGRVLTIEHRALRKWLLPGGHVEASDTTLLDAALRELEEETSIRSDQVEPVSLLPFHIDAHPIPASPDKGEDAHQHFDFRYLFRTTLDEDETVDLQEEEVTAFSWQFADMLTAEPLRSRVMAAARGGTLPT
- a CDS encoding class I SAM-dependent methyltransferase, with protein sequence MADECFEHPRLASIYDLLDPDRGDLDAYVELATECGARRVLDIGCGTGVFALLLAERGIDVIGIDPAEASLDVARSKPGGERVRWIHGDATDLPDLGADLATMTGNVAQELTDPRTWRNTLRGAYAALRPGGLLVFETRDPARRAWEDWTRESSHRVTGIANVGAVESWVQVTKMDWPLVSFRWTYVFASDGQVLTSDSTLRFRDRTEIERDLAAHGYVLEDVRDAPDRPGKEFVFVARRV
- a CDS encoding M4 family metallopeptidase is translated as MRRSAVSAHPRTSSRATRRRGRTLAYSGGAAALAAALLATGVTTGTAGATTHRAEDTGASRTATALGLGEREQLVVKDTITDRDGTTHTRYERTYAGLPVLGGDLVVHRAADGKVTGSTRATQRTIAVDSLTPKVTPAAATSRALRVAKSDRTAPGAKSDTPRKVIWAAKGKPVLAYETVVRGVQADGTPSRLHVVTDATTGLELHRYQAIHNGTGTSQYSGKVPLTTRKSGSTYQLTDTARGNHNTYDLKGGTSGRGTLFTDADDVWGDGTPANRQTAAVDAAFGAATTWDFYKTTFGRNGIKNDGKAAYSRVHYGNSYVNAFWDDQAFAITYGDGQGNKKPLTSLDVAGHEFSHGVTSATAGLRYSGESGGLNEATSDIFGTGVEYAAKNASDPGDYLIGEEIDIRGDGSPLRYQDKPSRDGKSADYWTPDVGKLDVHYSSGVANHFFFLLAEGSGKKVIDGVSYDSPTKDGSTLTGIGRDKALRIWYKALTTYFTSTTDYRGARAGTLKAAADLYGAGGTEAKAVAAAWTAVDVKG